A stretch of Brassica napus cultivar Da-Ae chromosome C6, Da-Ae, whole genome shotgun sequence DNA encodes these proteins:
- the LOC106405678 gene encoding jacalin-related lectin 38-like, which yields MQQEHLLWELEESILSRIPLKSVARFRSVCKRWNTLLNDLKFINNHLARPQFVLISESKTCSVDVNFDGPSIEVHDLPSDIPNYQHRMVMRMHYCEGLLIYATSKGFGICNPWLRRIRWIKSKPSFCWLIGMGYDYSKPDNHYKIFGSRMNYDTRYVNITEVGSNAWKSYEFSSHSWSMVSSSNYTISLNGTLYWIAVKRSARQPFILSFDFSIESLKPYCNLPGKNDLSNVRTLEIYRRDRFSILEQDWNTRNIEIWVTKDKIKNGDGESVEWMKFMNVLVPIWSNIVVDDLHRPSYFIDEKSNGLALCCINKNGNTGIYIVKGDKFHEIEINELVGFGTRHLTYYPSFVPLPTGANDSKSHFAFPRGVEATNGVGENEWDDGFFDNVKKISVGQSDTGVAFVKFDYSNNKAVVIGAVHGNATHITYDDVLIDDDDYIEAVEGTYNDNYITSLTFRLHKRKIAPRYGPEDGTPFVLRGGGGGRKIIGFYGRNTDVYLTAFGVHRNVPI from the exons ATGCAGCAAGAGCATCTTTTGTGGGAACTGGAGGAAAGTATACTCTCTCGGATTCCACTGAAATCTGTAGCTCGATTCAGATCTGTTTGCAAACGATGGAACACTCTTTTAAATGATTTGAAGTTCATTAACAATCATTTGGCTCGTCCACAGTTCGTCTTGATTTCCGAATCTAAGACTTGTTCAGTAGACGTTAATTTCGACGGTCCATCTATAGAAGTGCATGACTTACCCTCCGATATTCCCAACTATCAACATAGGATGGTCATGAGAATGCACTATTGCGAGGGACTATTGATTTATGCCACATCTAAGGGCTTCGGGATTTGCAACCCATGGTTAAGACGTATTAGATGGATCAAATCGAAACCATCATTTTGTTGGTTGATTGGGATGGGTTACGACTATAGTAAACCCGACAACCATTACAAGATCTTTGGGTCTCGTATGAATTATGACACCAGGTATGTTAATATCACGGAGGTTGGATCCAATGCATGGAAATCGTACGAGTTTTCATCCCATAGCTGGAGTATGGTTTCGTCGTCCAACTATACTATATCTCTGAATGGAACTTTGTATTGGATTGCTGTTAAAAGAAGTGCACGCCAGCCTTTTATTctaagttttgatttttctatTGAAAGTCTCAAACCCTATTGTAACTTGCCTGGCAAAAACGATCTATCAAATGTTAGAACTCTTGAGATTTATAGGAGAGATCGATTTTCTATTTTAGAGCAAGACTGGAACACAAGGAATATTGAGATTTGGGTGACAAAAGATAAGATTAAAAATGGGGATGGAGAATCCGTAGAGTGGATGAAGTTCATGAATGTGTTAGTTCCTATATGGTCAAATATAGTAGTTGACGACTTACATAGACCAAGTTACTTCATCGACGAGAAAAGTAATGGTCTCGCATTGTGTTGCATTAATAAAAACGGAAATACGGGTATTTATATTGTCAAGGGAGATAAGTTTCACGAAATTGAAATAAATGAGTTGGTTGGGTTTGGAACTCGTCATCTTACCTATTATCCGAGTTTCGTTCCACTTCCTACTGGGGCGAACGATTCCAAGTCCCATTTTGCATTCCCCAGAGGAGTAGAAGCGACCAATGGAGTTGGAGAAAACGAATGGGACGATGGCTTCTTCGATAATGTGAAGAAAATAAGTGTAGGACAAAGTGATACTGGCGTGGCCTTTGTCAAATTTGATTACTCCAACAACAAGGCAGTTGTGATCGGAGCCGTTCACGGGAATGCAACACATATTACATATGATGAC GTTTTAATCGATGATGATGACTACATTGAAGCTGTCGAGGGCACCTACAACGACAACTACATTACCTCCCTCACGTTCCGGTTGCACAAGAGAAAAATAGCGCCCCGATATGGACCCGAGGATGGGACGCCATTTGTGCtccgaggaggaggaggaggcaggAAGATAATCGGGTTTTACGGAAGAAACACTGATGTCTACCTCACCGCTTTCGGTGTCCATCGCAACGTCCCCATctag
- the LOC106402885 gene encoding uncharacterized protein LOC106402885, giving the protein MLTNYMGFIRAHKSVRTSPTVFRAQFAIRKRYCRRRHSETTKFLSIPMASKLQKWRNLSNRIDLISRRDALSTIRLLHEGPDTMEELLDRHLAKKEKPPLINDDEAEYLNRRRLTSTRREALSLYRDILRATRFYTWTDSRGVLWRDVLRENARKEFEAARFETDPEIVTRLLIGGSDAVSSALDKLAEKQKEMIERKTRGEQP; this is encoded by the coding sequence ATGCTTACAAATTATATGGGCTTTATAAGGGCCCATAAATCCGTACGAACAAGCCCAACAGTCTTTAGAGCCCAGTTTGCCATCCGGAAACGTTATTGCCGTCGTCGTCACTCGGAGACGACGAAGTTTCTCTCAATACCGATGGCTTCGAAGCTTCAGAAATGGCGAAACCTGTCAAATCGTATAGATCTGATCTCTCGGAGAGACGCTCTATCGACGATACGGCTCCTCCACGAAGGTCCAGACACGATGGAGGAGCTCCTGGATAGACACCTCGCGAAGAAAGAGAAACCACCGCTGATCAACGACGACGAGGCCGAGTATCTGAACAGGCGGCGTCTGACGAGCACGCGCCGCGAGGCGCTGAGTTTGTACCGGGACATATTGCGCGCGACTCGGTTCTACACGTGGACGGATTCGAGGGGAGTCCTGTGGAGAGACGTGCTGAGAGAGAACGCTAGGAAGGAGTTCGAGGCGGCGCGGTTCGAGACGGATCCGGAGATTGTCACGAGGTTGCTGATCGGTGGAAGCGACGCCGTTTCGTCTGCTTTGGATAAGCTCGCGGAGAAGCAAAAGGAGATGATTGAGAGAAAAACACGTGGCGAACAACCGTGA
- the LOC106402730 gene encoding uncharacterized protein At1g76070-like, whose translation MDSKHQTSTSKPKNKNKLLKMLPKAMSFGHRVPPFSPGRDLHHHHNNTTSSSSNKAYFSGPMVPLVPKAARVRRNKSDAVWSEPTSPKVSCIGQIKRVKSKRSSSPKKNMIPKIPKTSSSSLAKGDEKGRVSMIKRLFSFSSAAGGGNSSRKSRPAAATEHPVTVVSSAAVPSLGQMKKFASSREGLGGFDWAVEMKREEASPADRGYYSDEERRGDYLRDDDDEEDDIIIPFSAPLMSLKPKTEVNLWKRRTMDPPKPLHLQT comes from the coding sequence ATGGACAGTAAACACCAAACTTCAACTTCAAAAccaaagaacaagaacaagcTCTTGAAGATGCTTCCCAAAGCTATGTCCTTCGGACATCGCGTCCCCCCGTTTAGTCCCGGAAGagatctccaccaccaccacaacaaCACGACGTCGTCTTCTTCCAACAAAGCGTATTTCTCAGGCCCTATGGTCCCTTTGGTTCCCAAAGCAGCTCGCGTCCGGAGAAACAAAAGCGACGCCGTTTGGAGCGAACCCACTTCGCCTAAAGTCTCCTGCATCGGACAGATCAAGCGCGTCAAGTCAAAACGCTCCTCCTCCCCTAAGAAAAACATGATTCCCAAGATCCCCAAAACGTCGTCGTCTTCTTTAGCCAAAGGAGATGAAAAAGGTCGTGTTTCGATGATCAAGCGTCTCTTCTCGTTCTCCTCGGCGGCTGGAGGTGGAAACTCATCAAGAAAATCACGTCCCGCCGCGGCCACTGAACATCCGGTCACGGTGGTTTCATCCGCGGCGGTGCCGTCGTTAGGTCAGATGAAGAAGTTTGCGAGCAGCCGTGAAGGTTTAGGAGGGTTTGATTGGGCGGTTGAGATGAAACGGGAGGAAGCATCTCCGGCTGATCGTGGTTACTATTCCGATGAAGAGAGGAGAGGTGATTACTTGAGagacgatgatgatgaagaagacgacATAATAATACCGTTCTCAGCTCCGTTGATGAGTTTGAAACCGAAGACAGAAGTTAACTTGTGGAAGAGAAGAACCATGGATCCACCTAAACCACTTCATCTTCAGACCTAA
- the LOC106405897 gene encoding thioredoxin-like protein CDSP32, chloroplastic, with protein sequence MATVANFSANRITTVIPRPTSAVASTSSFVFFDPKPNSLILKQRWVKNPSKRSFSAVKVKAGAASPGKVGTPAVNDEKVQKIHSGEEFDEALKKAKNKLVVVEFATSKSDQSNKIYPFMVELSRTCNDVDFLLVMGDESETTRELCRREKIEKVPHFSFYKSMEKIHEEEGIGPDQLMGDVLYYGDSHSAVVQLHGRADVEKLIDENRTGGKLIVLDVGLKHCGPCVKVYPTVLKLSRSMSETIVFARMNGDENDSCMEFLKDMNVIEVPTFLFIRNGDICGRYVGSGKGELIGEILRYSGVRVTY encoded by the exons ATGGCCACCGTCGCTAACTTCTCAGCCAACCGAATCACCACCGTGATTCCACGGCCAACATCCGCCGTTGCCTCAACCTCCTCCTTCGTATTCTTCGACCCCAAACCCAACTCACTGATCCTAAAGCAGAGATGGGTAAAAAATCCCTCGAAAAGAAGCTTCTCAGCCGTGAAGGTCAAGGCCGGTGCGGCATCGCCGGGGAAGGTGGGTACACCGGCGGTGAATGACGAGAAAGTGCAAAAGATTCACAGCGGAGAGGAGTTCGACGAAGCGCTTAAGAAGGCCAAGAACAAGCTTGTGGTTGTGGAGTTTGCCACGAGTAAGAGTGATCAGAGCAACAAGATATATCCGTTTATGGTGGAGCTGAGCAGGACATGTAACGACGTCGATTTCTTGCTCGTCATGGGTGATGAGTCTGAAACGACCAGAGAGCTTTGTCGGAGAGAGAAGATCGAGAAAGTTCCTCACTTCAGCTTTTATAAGAGCATGGAGAAAATACACGAGGAAGAAG GTATTGGACCGGACCAGCTAATGGGGGACGTACTATATTACGGAGACAGCCACTCGGCGGTTGTGCAGCTGCACGGCCGAGCTGATGTGGAGAAGCTTATTGATGAGAACCGTACTGGAGGCAAGCTGATTGTACTCGACGTCGGTCTGAAACACTGTGGGCCATGTGTCAAGGTTTATCCGACGGTGCTGAAGCTTTCCCGGTCGATGTCGGAGACCATCGTGTTCGCTAGAATGAACGGGGACGAGAACGATAGCTGTATGGAGTTTCTAAAGGACATGAATGTTATCGAAGTGCCCACGTTCTTGTTCATTAGAAACGGTGATATTTGTGGGCGGTATGTTGGTTCCGGTAAAGGAGAACTTATTGGAGAGATTCTCCGGTACTCAGGCGTCCGTGTCACTTATTAA
- the LOC106406523 gene encoding 24-methylenesterol C-methyltransferase 3 has translation MDSVTLYCTAALVAGGIYWFVCVLGPAERKGKRALDLSGGSISAENVKDNYNQYWSFFRKPKEIETAEKVPDFVDTFYNLVTDIYEWGWGQSFHFSPSIPGKSDKDATRIHEEMAVDLIKVKPGQKILDAGCGVGGPMRAIAAHSKAHVTGITINDYQVKRAKLHNKKAGLDHLCDVVCGNFLQMPFDDNSFDGAYSIEATCHAPKLEEVYAEIYRVMKPGSLYVSYEWVTTDKYRDDDEEHREVIQGIERGDALPGMRKYSDIAATARKVGFEVVQEKDLAKPPAKPWWNRLKMGRVAYWRNHVVVVVLSAVGIAPKGTVDVHEMLFKTADYLSRGGETGIFSPMHMILCRKPEKTSSE, from the coding sequence ATGGACTCGGTGACGCTCTACTGCACCGCCGCCCTAGTCGCCGGCGGCATCTACTGGTTCGTCTGCGTCTTAGGTCCAGCAGAACGAAAGGGCAAACGAGCCTTAGATCTCTCCGGCGGCTCCATCTCCGCCGAGAACGTCAAAGACAACTACAACCAATACTGGTCGTTCTTCCGCAAACCGAAAGAGATCGAGACCGCCGAGAAAGTCCCCGACTTCGTCGACACGTTCTACAACCTCGTCACCGACATCTACGAGTGGGGATGGGGACAGTCCTTCCACTTCTCCCCCTCCATCCCGGGCAAATCCGACAAGGACGCCACGAGGATCCACGAAGAGATGGCAGTGGATCTCATCAAAGTCAAACCGGGGCAAAAGATCCTAGACGCGGGGTGCGGAGTCGGTGGGCCGATGAGAGCCATCGCGGCCCATTCGAAGGCCCATGTTACCGGAATCACAATCAACGACTACCAAGTGAAACGGGCCAAGCTCCACAATAAAAAAGCGGGCTTGGACCATCTATGCGACGTCGTTTGCGGTAATTTTTTACAAATGCCGTTCGATGATAACTCCTTCGACGGGGCTTACTCCATCGAGGCCACGTGTCACGCTCCCAAGCTGGAGGAAGTGTACGCGGAGATCTACAGGGTGATGAAGCCCGGATCTTTGTACGTTTCGTACGAGTGGGTCACGACGGATAAGTACAGAGACGACGACGAAGAGCACAGGGAGGTGATTCAAGGGATCGAGAGGGGAGACGCTCTTCCCGGTATGAGAAAGTACTCGGACATCGCTGCGACGGCGAGGAAAGTCGGGTTCGAGGTCGTGCAAGAGAAGGATTTGGCTAAACCGCCCGCTAAACCGTGGTGGAACAGGCTTAAGATGGGTCGGGTTGCGTACTGGAGGAACCATGTTGTGGTTGTGGTTCTGTCTGCTGTCGGGATCGCTCCGAAAGGAACCGTTGATGTTCATGAGATGTTGTTTAAGACTGCTGATTACTTGTCTAGAGGTGGCGAGACTGGTATCTTCTCGCCGATGCATATGATTCTCTGTAGAAAACCAGAGAAAACTTCTTCTGAATGA
- the LOC106406273 gene encoding plastocyanin, translating to MASVTSATVAFPCFTGLKLAVNSKPTAVSTAAIKSPSKAAPTLSVKSSLKDFGVMAVAAAASIALAGNAMAIEILLGSDDGGLVFVPSDFTVAKGEKIVFKNNAGFPHNVVFDEDEIPSGVNASKISMDEQALLNGAGETYEVTLTEPGSYSFYCVPHQGAGMVGKLTVN from the coding sequence atggCATCAGTTACATCAGCTACCGTCGCATTCCCATGTTTTACCGGCCTCAAGCTCGCCGTCAACTCCAAACCCACGGCGGTATCCACCGCCGCCATCAAATCTCCCTCCAAAGCGGCGCCTACGCTATCCGTAAAGTCTTCTCTTAAAGATTTTGGCGTCATGGCCGTTGCAGCAGCAGCTTCCATCGCTTTGGCCGGGAATGCGATGGCCATTGAGATACTCTTAGGATCTGACGATGGTGGTCTTGTTTTCGTACCAAGCGACTTCACGGTGGCTAAAGGAGAGAAGATCGTGTTCAAGAACAACGCAGGGTTCCCGCACAACGTGGTGTTCGACGAAGACGAGATCCCTAGTGGCGTGAACGCGAGCAAGATCTCGATGGACGAGCAAGCGCTTCTCAATGGTGCGGGAGAGACGTACGAGGTTACGTTGACAGAGCCTGGCTCTTACAGTTTCTACTGTGTCCCGCACCAGGGAGCTGGTATGGTCGGAAAGCTCACCGTCAACTAA
- the LOC106406850 gene encoding high mobility group B protein 9, whose protein sequence is MSSGNESTPSQATIETTATSPAKVKEYPEPLASHEDVVKDLSLFWDTIRRFHSILATKFMIPVIGGKELDLHVLYVEVTRRGGYEKVVTEKKWREVGRVFRFSATTTSASFVLRKHYLNLLFHYEQVHLFNARGPLLHPTATFHAKDPSTSKEMALVEYTPPSIGYTSSYPPPSQGSSSFTAIGTIEGKFDCGYLVKVKLGSEILNGVLYYSAHPGPSTPAPDPIGAVVPYVEAGRRRRRSGKKRRSRRREDPNYPKPNRSGYNFFFAEKHCKLKSLYPNKEREFTKIIGESWSNLSAEERLVYQKIGLEDKERYQRELNEYREKLRLSAADEANGRVV, encoded by the exons ATGTCATCTGGAAATGAATCGACGCCGTCTCAGGCGACGATAGAAACGACTGCGACGTCTCCGGCGAAGGTTAAAGAGTACCCGGAACCTTTGGCTTCACATGAAGATGTTGTTAAAGATCTTTCTCTCTTCTGGGATACTATCAGGCGGTTTCACTCCATACTAGCCACCAAATTCAT GATCCCTGTGATTGGTGGAAAAGAACTGGACTTGCATGTTTTGTATGTGGAAGTCACGAGGAGGGGAGGTTACGAAAAG GTTGTGACTGAGAAAAAATGGAGGGAAGTTGGAAGAGTGTTTAGATTCTCTGCGACTACAACAAGTGCTTCTTTTGTCTTAAGGAAACATTATCTCAATCTTCTCTTCCATTACGAACAAGTTCATCTCTTCAATGCTCGTGGtcctcttcttcatcccacag CTACATTTCATGCCAAGGATCCTTCAACGAGCAAGGAGATGGCTCTCGTTGAATACACTCCTCCAAGCATAGGATATACTAGTTCTTATCCTCCTCCTTCCCAAG GTTCGTCGAGTTTCACAGCCATAGGTACAATTGAAGGCAAATTCGACTGTGGCTATCTGGTTAAAGTTAAGTTGGGCTCAGAGATTCTTAATGGCGTGCTTTACTACTCAGCCCATCCCGGCCCATCAACACCAGCTCCTGATCCGATAGGTGCCGTTGTACCATACGTGGAAGCTGGGAGGAGACGACGTCGTTCTGGTAAAAAACGTAGAAGCAGACGCAGAGAGGACCCGAATTACCCGAAACCAAACCGGAGCGGTTACAATTTCTTCTTTGCTGAGAAACATTGCAAGCTCAAGTCTCTTTACCCAAACAAGGAACGAGAGTTTACGAAGATCATAGGCGAGTCATGGAGCAATCTCTCAGCTGAGGAACGATTG GTTTACCAGAAGATTGGATTGGAGGACAAGGAAAGGTATCAGAGGGAGTTGAACGAGTACAGAGAAAAGTTAAGGCTCAGTGCTGCTGACGAGGCAAACGGCAGGGTTGTCTAG
- the LOC106405824 gene encoding tRNA pseudouridine synthase 1 translates to MSTTITAGDVTDFSGGGEERRKVAIILAFCGVGYLGMQRNPGAKTIEGELEEALFRAGAVTETDRGKPKQYDFTRCARTDKGVSAVGQVVSGRFHVDPPGFVDRLNANLPDQIRVFGYRRVPEKFSSKKFCDRRRYVYLLPVFALDPFTHRDREAVMASLGSGEEYVKCFECSERGRKNKITGVVGKLKGDSFDTKSLDVRSDVTSNNSCALSKFCYGEEEKERFNRILSYYVGSYNFHNFTTRIKADDPAANRSIISFTANTVISLDGIDFIKCEVLGQSFMLHQIRKMMGLAVAIMRNCAPESLIDTAFSKDVNITVPMAPEVGLYLDECFFTAYNNTQFEVGHEKVSMEAYKEEAEAFKLKYIYSHIGSAEGRYGSVALLLHSLNYRNYPDLNYGRNGHNTEPVLVYKTVGEAQETTEPEKNDENSQVKTSKDTIIVVT, encoded by the exons ATGTCAACCACCATCACCGCCGGCGACGTTACAGACTTCTCCGGCGGCGGAGAAGAACGGAGAAAAGTCGCTATAATCTTAGCGTTTTGCGGCGTGGGTTATCTAGGGATGCAAAGGAACCCCGGCGCGAAAACCATAGAAGGCGAGCTCGAAGAAGCTCTGTTTCGCGCCGGAGCTGTAACGGAGACCGATCGTGGCAAGCCGAAGCAGTACGACTTCACGCGGTGCGCGCGGACCGATAAAGGAGTGAGCGCCGTGGGACAAGTCGTCTCCGGTCGATTCCACGTTGACCCGCCTGGGTTCGTGGATCGGCTCAACGCTAATCTCCCTGATCAGATTAGGGTTTTTGGTTACAGGCGTGTTCCAGAGAAGTTTAGCTCCAAGAAGTTCTGTGATCGGAGGAGGTATGTGTATCTGCTCCCCGTGTTTGCTCTTGATCCGTTCACGCATCGTGATAGAGAAGCGGTGATGGCTAGTTTGGGTTCGGGAGAGGAGTATGTGAAGTGTTTCGAGTGTTCTGAGAGAGGGCGTAAGAACAAGATCACTGGTGTTGTGGGCAAGTTAAAAGGTGATAGCTTTGATACTAAATCATTGGATGTTCGGTCAGACGTTACGTCGAACAACTCTTGTGCATTGAGTAAGTTTTGTTAcggtgaagaagagaaggagaggTTTAATAGGATACTGAGTTATTATGTTGGGTCgtataattttcataatttcactaCTAGGATAAAGGCTGATGATCCAGCTGCGAATCGTTCCATCATCTCCTTCACTGCAAACACTGTTATTAGTCTTGATGGGATTGATTTTATCAAGTGTGAAGTATTGGGACAAAGCTTCATGCTTCATCAGATTCGGAAGATGATGGGTCTTGCTGTTGCTATCATGAGGAACTGTGCTCCTGAGTCACTTATCGATACTGCTTTCAGCAA AGATGTGAATATTACTGTACCAATGGCGCCAGAAGTAGGACTTTACTTGGATGAATGCTTCTTCACGGCTTATAACAACACACAATTTGAAGTTGGTCATGAAAAAGTGTCGATGGAAGCATACAAGGAAGAAGCTGAAGCATTTAAATTGAAGTATATATATTCTCATATAGGCTCTGCCGAGGGAAGATATGGATCCGTGGCTCTTTTGTTGCATTCCTTGAACTATAGAAACTATCCCGACCTAAACTATGGCAGAAATGGACACAACACAGAACCAGTTCTTGTCTACAAGACTGTTGGCGAGGCCCAAGAAACAACAGAGCCAGAGAAAAATGATGAAAACTCTCAAGTCAAGACCTCCAAAGACACCATTATTGTAGTAACTTAA
- the LOC106405825 gene encoding probable folate-biopterin transporter 7, whose protein sequence is MSSDGGGSRRIRWLLGFGFFVQGFRGFPWLGANFFLTDELRVNPSVLQLLQNSANLPMVAKPIYGVVSDAVYFFGQHRVPYIAFGALLQAVSWLAIAFLARSNVSILALSLYLLLSNLGASVVEVANDAIVAEAGKRKSASSGELPSFVWMASSLGGILGNLLGGIAIKTFSSQSTFLVFGLLALLQFLVTLNIREKSLNLPENHSPSGGGGGIKSHVSDLSRVLRKPEISYSIAWMALSTALVPVLTGTMFFYQTKILNMDASLLGISKVVGQVAMLLWGVAYNRWLKTTSPRKLIAAIQGTIAVFVVSDLLFVRGVYRDLGVPDSVYVLFVSGILETLFYFKNLPFTVLMTRLCPRGCEGSLMAFVMSAIALAFIVSGYLGIVLASFVEVTVDDHSGFAGGLAVEAVCVVVPLVFTSWIYDEEEKSKKGRMS, encoded by the exons ATGAGCAGCGACGGAGGAGGATCTCGTCGCATCAGATGGCTGCTAGGTTTCGGCTTCTTCGTCCAAGGATTCAGAGGCTTCCCCTGGCTCGGAGCCAATTTCTTCCTCACCGACGAGCTCCGCGTCAATCCTTCAGTGTTACAGCTTCTCCAGAACTCCGCTAATCTCCCAATGGTCGCTAAACCAATATACGGTGTCGTTTCGGACGCTGTCTACTTCTTTGGCCAGCACCGTGTCCCTTACATCGCTTTTGGAG cGTTGCTACAAGCAGTCTCATGGCTTGCGATAGCTTTCTTGGCGAGGTCGAACGTGTCGATATTAGCTTTATCgctttatcttctccttagtaacctcggcgCTTCGGTTGTAGAAGTAGCTAACGATGCTATCGTCGCCGAGGCCGGAAAGCGAAAGAGCGCTTCTTCAGGTGAGCTGCCTTCGTTCGTTTGGATGGCTTCTTCTCTCGGTGGGATCCTTGGGAACCTCTTAGGTGGAATCGCTATCAAAACGTTTTCCTCTCAGTCGACGTTTCTAGTGTTCGGCCTCTTAGCTCTTCTTCAGTTCTTGGTAACTTTAAACATCAGAGAAAAATCTCTAAACCTTCCGGAGAATCATTCTCCttctggtggtggtggtggtatcAAGAGCCATGTCTCTGACCTTTCGCGCGTGCTGAGGAAGCCGGAGATCTCTTACTCCATAGCGTGGATGGCGTTGTCCACCGCTCTGGTTCCTGTTCTTACCGGGACGATGTTCTTTTACCAGACGAAGATCTTGAACATGGACGCGTCATTGTTAGGAATATCCAAGGTTGTTGGTCAGGTTGCTATGCTTCTTTGGGGAGTTGCTTACAACCGTTGGCTTAAAACGACTTCTCCCAGGAAGCTGATCGCAGCCATTCAGGGAACTATAGCTGTCTTCGTGGTGTCGGACCTCTTGTTCGTGAGAGGAGTGTACAGAGACTTGGGCGTGCCGGACTCTGTCTACGTGCTCTTCGTTTCGGGGATATTGGAGACTTTGTTTTATTTCAAGAACCTGCCGTTCACGGTGTTGATGACGAGGCTGTGTCCTCGCGGGTGCGAAGGGTCTCTCATGGCGTTTGTCATGTCGGCCATTGCGCTCGCGTTTATAGTCAGCGGGTATCTTGGGATCGTTCTCGCGTCGTTTGTGGAAGTGACGGTTGATGATCACTCGGGGTTTGCTGGTGGATTGGCGGTAGAAGCGGTCTGCGTTGTGGTTCCGCTGGTGTTCACCTCGTGGATATACGATGAGGAGGAGAAGAGTAAAAAAGGAAGAATGagttaa
- the LOC106405826 gene encoding probable alpha-amylase 2 — protein sequence MGYYNNVFDGCNDQTDIGAVMRDGREVILQAYNWESHKHNWYKNLDAKVPDISKSGFTSAWLPPPSQSLAPEGYLPQDLYSLNSAYGSEHLLKSLLGKMKQYKVRAMADIVINHRIGTTRGHGGTYNRYDGSSLPWDEHAVTSCTGGKGNRSTGDNFNGVPNVDHTQHFVRKDIIGWLRWLRNTVGFQDFRFDFARGYSAQYVKEYIGAAKPLFSVGECWDSCNYNGHGLDYNQDSHRQRIINWIDATGQRSAAFDFTTKGILQEAVMGQYWRLRDAQGKPPGVMGWWPSRAVTFLDNHDTGSTQAHWPFPSHHIMEGYAYILTHPGIPCVFYDHFYDWGSSIHDQIVKLIDVRRRQDIHSRSTIRILEAKSNLYAAIVGEKLCMKLGDASWCPSGREWTLATSGHRYAVWHK from the exons ATGGGCTACTATAACAAT GTCTTTGATGGATGCAATGACCAAACTGATATCG GTGCGGTTATGCGTGATGGAAGGGAAGTCATTCTCCAG GCTTATAACTGGGAGTCTCATAAACACAACTGGTACAAAAACTTGGACGCAAAAGTTCCAGACATCTCAAAGTCAGGCTTCACTTCCGCGTGGCTCCCACCACCATCTCAGTCTCTTGCACCAGAAGGTTACCTTCCACAGGACCTTTACTCGCTAAACTCAGCATACGGCTCCGAGCACCTCTTGAAATCCTTGCTTGGCAAGATGAAACAGTACAAAGTCAGAGCTATGGCTGACATCGTCATCAACCATCGCATTGGCACTACGAGAGGACACGGTGGAACGTATAACCGCTACGATGGGAGCTCGCTACCGTGGGATGAACACGCTGTCACTTCGTGCACCGGAGGAAAA ggGAACCGAAGCACGGGAGATAATTTCAATGGAGTTCCGAATGTTGATCACACTCAACACTTTGTTAGGAAAGATATTATCGGTTGGCTTCGTTGGCTGCGTAATACAGTTGGGTTTCAGGACTTTCGTTTTGACTTTGCTAGAGG CTATTCAGCTCAGTATGTGAAGGAATACATAGGAGCAGCGAAACCGTTGTTCTCGGTTGGTGAATGTTGGGATTCTTGTAACTACAATGGTCATGGTCTTGACTATAATCAAG ATAGCCATAGACAGCGTATAATCAATTGGATTGATGCCACGGGACAGCGTTCAGCTGCATTTGACTTCACCACTAAAGGAATCCTGCAG GAAGCTGTGATGGGTCAGTATTGGCGTTTACGTGATGCACAAGGGAAGCCGCCGGGAGTAATGGGATGGTGGCCTTCAAGAGCTGTCACCTTTCTTGATAACCACGACACTGGTTCTACTCAG GCTCATTGGCCTTTCCCTTCACACCATATTATGGAG GGCTATGCATATATACTTACGCATCCAGGCATCCCATGTGTGTTCTATGACCACTTCTATGATTGGGGAAGCTCGATTCATGACCAGATTGTCAAACTG ATTGACGTTAGGAGGCGACAGGATATTCACAGTAGGTCAACGATCCGTATTTTGGAAGCAAAGTCTAACTTATACGCAGCCATTGTTGGTGAGAAACTGTGCATGAAGCTTGGAGACGCCTCTTGGTGTCCTTCTGGTAGAGAGTGGACTCTAGCAACAAGTGGTCATCGCTATGCCGTCTGGCACAAGTAA